CTCCAATCTCTTTGCGTCCGGCAATTCTTTTTTCGTCCGAATGACGGTATCCTTTCGCAGAATTATCATACATGGCGTTATCGGCCTGAGCCTGTGTTTCTATTATATAATCCACCATATATCCGTAATACCGGTAAAGCGGCTCTCCTTCGGCAGTTCCCCCGAAAGCGGTTCCATCGGCCAGGGTAATACCACCGATACGGTTACGGTCACGCCCGTTATCCGGAAGTTTCAATACCTTGTTTTTTACAAAACTCCATGTAAGCTTTGATGCCCATTCGAAATCTTTGGTTTGAATATTGGTCGAACCGATCTCTATATCGAATCCGTAAAACTTCACTTCTCCGATATTGGTTTGTACATTGGCAAAACCGGTCGTATTAGGAAGCTCCTTACTGAAAAGGAGATTTTCCGTTCTTTTGTCGAAATAGTCCGCATTCAGCGTTAACCGGTTATTGAACAGTGATAAATCAAATCCCAAATCCAATTGGGTGGAGGTTTCCCACGTCAGATCCAGATTCGGCATGGTGGAGGGGACAATACCCGCAATACCGTCATATTTTGCATTCGTAGAATATCTTCCATACGCATCGTATAATCCGATTGCATTATTTCCCGTTTGCCCATAACTGACCCTTAATTTCAGATCATCCAGATTTTTGATCCCTTGCATGAAATCTTCATCCGATATAATCCAACCGGCAGATGCTCCCGGGAAAAAACCCCATTGATTACCCGGTGCAAAACGGGAAGAGGCATCCTGACGGAATGTGGCCGAAAAAAGATATTTCTTTTTAAAATCATAAGATAACCGCCCAAAATAGCCGATGGTAACATCCTCCGTATAATTGCTGGTTGCATTCTTCTTATTCGGCCCGGCTGTCAGTGTCGGCACTTTATCAGAACTCGCTCCATCAACTTGTGCAGCCAGTGCCTGATTGATATCTTTCTGATAGGAATATCCACCCATTACAGAAAAGGAATGATTATCAATTCCTTTATTATAGGTTGCATATACTTCCAGTTTATCCCGCCTGAGTTCACCAAAAGAAGAACTGGCCGGACGTAATCCGTTAAATTCATTCGCTTTTTGAAAACTATCGTTCTTATAATGATGATTATAGGTCGATAGTTGAGCCTCTGCCTTAAGGCCGTCTATGATCCGATAAGTCAGCTTACCAAATGCCGACAGACGTTTGTTTTCCTGGCTCTGATCATTATAATAGGCATACCATAATGGGTTGGGAGAAGTGGCATTATATCCTTTAGTGGGGGTTCCGTCTTCATTGTATTTCTTTTGTGTAGGAGGAGTTGCCAGACCACGGGAAATAACATTCATCTGGTTTTCATATTCCTGCGATTCTGTACGGGAATAATCAAATCCTCCCATAAACGACAAGAACTTATTAATATTCACATCAATATTACTTCGCAAATTTAAGCGTGAATAATTGGTTGCAATAGCGACACCGGCATCATCCGTGTATCCTAAACTGATATTATACCGAACACCTTCGTTTCCTCCGTCAAGTCCCACATAATAATTCTGCCACATCGCTTGTTTATAAATCTCATCCTGAAAATTATTATCCTGAAAGATCAGGGTTTTCGTAGGATCCAATGGATCCGGCATGGAGTGATAACCAGCCGGCACAGATTCTCCATCGCCCAGATAGCGTGTTGAATAAATGGAAGAAGCTGTATTACCGGAACTGGCCGAATAGCCGTCCATCCAATTAAACCGTGCATTCGGGCCTACTGCAACGGCCGGACGCACAATACTCAAATAATCGGCTGCATTCATGAATTTATATAAAGTTGCAGCTTCCTGTAATGCCACATTGGCTTCAAAAGTAATGTTAGGGGCTTTATTGATCGACCCCTTCTTCGTTGTGATCAATACTACTCCATTTGAAGCTCTTGATCCGTAAATGGCTGTCGAAGCAGCATCCTTTAACACTTCTATGGATTCGATATCATTCGGATTAATCCCGCTGAACGCTCTTTCCACTCCATCAACCAGAATAAGCGGTTCATTACTTTTATTAATAGAGGAACCTCCCCTGATACGGATGGTTGCATCTGCACCGGGAGTATTATCGTTGGAATATATCCGGGTACCCGCTATTTTTCCTTTCAATCCTTCACCTACAGTACTGATCGGAATATTCTGCAATACTTCTCCTCCTACTTTTGTAATAGCAGAAGTTACGGTACGCCTGGATTGCGTTCCATACCCTACAACGACAACCTCATCCAATCCCACGGTCGAAACATTCAGTACAACATTGATACGTTCTTGATTCGTGATCCTTATCTCCTGAGGTTGAAATCCTACATAAGAAAATTCTAAAGTGGCTCCCTGAGGCACTTTTATTTCAAAATTACCATCTATACCCGTGACTGTTCCGTGTGTAGTGCCTTTGACTACTACAGAAACGCCCGGCAACGTTTCTCCTTCATTATCATGCACTACCCCCGTAACGGTTATTTCCTGTGCCATAAGGAAAGATAATGAAGCAAACAAGAAAATAAAAAAGGCTAAAAATCGACAAATTTTTCTCATCTTTGTAATGATTTTAAGATATTCGTGTTTTAAAATTATTGTGGAAAGGGGTACTATTTGCAGGATGTATCCCTTTCTCTATTTTCCCCAAAAACCGATTTCTTTCAGGTCTTTTCTGAGAGAATCGTATTCTTCTTTTTCAAACGGAGCAATGGGTAAACGACATCCTCCGCATTCGATTCCGATCAAATTCATAATGGCTTTCCCGCCTCTTACACCTCCTCCGTATTTGATAATTACTTTGACAATTTCAATGGATTGCATCTGGAATGCCCGGGCAGACGCAAGATCTCCCTCTTC
This window of the Proteiniphilum saccharofermentans genome carries:
- a CDS encoding SusC/RagA family TonB-linked outer membrane protein; the protein is MRKICRFLAFFIFLFASLSFLMAQEITVTGVVHDNEGETLPGVSVVVKGTTHGTVTGIDGNFEIKVPQGATLEFSYVGFQPQEIRITNQERINVVLNVSTVGLDEVVVVGYGTQSRRTVTSAITKVGGEVLQNIPISTVGEGLKGKIAGTRIYSNDNTPGADATIRIRGGSSINKSNEPLILVDGVERAFSGINPNDIESIEVLKDAASTAIYGSRASNGVVLITTKKGSINKAPNITFEANVALQEAATLYKFMNAADYLSIVRPAVAVGPNARFNWMDGYSASSGNTASSIYSTRYLGDGESVPAGYHSMPDPLDPTKTLIFQDNNFQDEIYKQAMWQNYYVGLDGGNEGVRYNISLGYTDDAGVAIATNYSRLNLRSNIDVNINKFLSFMGGFDYSRTESQEYENQMNVISRGLATPPTQKKYNEDGTPTKGYNATSPNPLWYAYYNDQSQENKRLSAFGKLTYRIIDGLKAEAQLSTYNHHYKNDSFQKANEFNGLRPASSSFGELRRDKLEVYATYNKGIDNHSFSVMGGYSYQKDINQALAAQVDGASSDKVPTLTAGPNKKNATSNYTEDVTIGYFGRLSYDFKKKYLFSATFRQDASSRFAPGNQWGFFPGASAGWIISDEDFMQGIKNLDDLKLRVSYGQTGNNAIGLYDAYGRYSTNAKYDGIAGIVPSTMPNLDLTWETSTQLDLGFDLSLFNNRLTLNADYFDKRTENLLFSKELPNTTGFANVQTNIGEVKFYGFDIEIGSTNIQTKDFEWASKLTWSFVKNKVLKLPDNGRDRNRIGGITLADGTAFGGTAEGEPLYRYYGYMVDYIIETQAQADNAMYDNSAKGYRHSDEKRIAGRKEIGDYEWKNRPGSLTRDGKDYIDSQDQFFLGYTVPHSTGGLNNSFTYKNVSLNIFLDWALGHSINNNSEMRYFMNTFANNYTLIDKVKETWKQPGDDTKYARFTANDPDDGNANFSRTSNIFNYKGDYLCIREVSLQYNIPPVKLTKFGIQNLAITLSGNNLHYFTHVEGVSPEVGASTTYNASYYNYPPIRRYSVGVKVTF